Proteins found in one Thalassomonas actiniarum genomic segment:
- a CDS encoding DUF2141 domain-containing protein encodes MKTSLYCIITLSALLSSTAFAKPFQQEELVNLSINIKNIPQRKDNESTAEVEIALLANAAQWQLEQAPFKVIRLPANNTELSHTFARLPAGRYALFAFFDANNNQQLDEDWLGIPEEAFAFSGMSSLGQDLKFIEASFIVSEKGQTKTLTLIEMN; translated from the coding sequence GTGAAAACCTCTCTTTATTGTATTATTACTTTATCCGCTTTATTGTCATCGACCGCCTTTGCCAAACCTTTTCAGCAAGAAGAATTGGTAAATCTGAGCATTAACATAAAAAATATTCCCCAGCGTAAAGACAATGAAAGCACTGCCGAAGTTGAAATCGCCCTGCTGGCAAATGCCGCCCAGTGGCAGTTAGAGCAGGCCCCCTTTAAAGTCATCCGGCTGCCCGCGAACAACACTGAACTTAGCCATACCTTCGCCCGTTTGCCTGCGGGCCGCTATGCCCTGTTCGCCTTTTTCGATGCCAACAATAATCAGCAACTCGACGAAGACTGGCTCGGCATTCCCGAAGAAGCCTTTGCTTTTTCCGGCATGTCATCCCTCGGCCAGGACCTTAAATTTATCGAAGCCAGCTTTATTGTCAGTGAGAAAGGACAAACTAAAACCTTAACCCTGATAGAGATGAATTAA
- a CDS encoding efflux RND transporter permease subunit, translating to MHFLTNWFTKNPVAANLLMALILIAGYLSFSSLRIEGFPKIAPNSVTISVAYPGASPEQFDIGVSRKIEQALEGLPGIKRSASFSSDSFGFVRVEKESGYNFNRFVEDIKTRIDTIHSLPKLAEKPLISRDEFDFPALIVQVYGETDTDVLQKISRRVKDELLAQPEITKLKQWGQRSREISIKISPAQLQRFGLSLSQVGEKINQHSLLYPGGVLRTQGGNIRVRGDQLALNFQDYAQLPLKDLPDGSRLLLKDIASIEDGFVEGDGQVRYQGQPAIGMELIIDRKGNLLTVSKVAKKVIAQIRRELPANVKLDIWANQSNYISDRLSLLKTNAIQGLMLVFILLALFLNVKLAFWVAAGIPVAVAGTFALMGLDAIDYSVNDITTFGMIIVLGILVDDAVVVGESVYSEREKIKDTSRQAAIRGTQQGVAKVSTATVFGVMTTIAAFYPMLLIDNALGKVLASFAGVVIIALLFSLVESKLILPAHLAQVSVQNGGEHTIARLWHRLQNRFNQGLDYVNLSLYKPLLAKLLHYRYATLIGFFTFALFAIGMISNGSIKTAFFPDIPGSLITVSMEMDQRSPYRLTVKNAGIIEQQADVLNQQLMAEHDLALPPIARVMTAINDSSSMEIYAELLPEAQRGAGTVEIVNRWRTLTGQLEGTDLLNFTGSESTGGGFAIRVSSPYQDELEQAVAQISQSLTGINGVNDVRDDLKGGAAEIFVRLKPGARALGLTTAMVASQIGDGYGGLEVQRLQRGSNEIKVKVKFDDQARNSVDALRFSRIQTASGNWVPLIAVAELESKYTPAVLWRRNGKRSTLISANIDKSQVNAMEVLNHIKSGVQKQLEQQFAGIEIAGAGELEEEGEIRSGLVKALILTLVLIYALLAVPLKSYWQPLVIMSVIPFGFAGAAIGHLIAGIEISLLSFFGMLALAGIVVNDSLVMLTRYNQMLEQGMPAREALIAAGSSRFRAIFLTTVTTVAGLMPLLSETSEQAQYLIPAAVSLAYGELFATAITLIAVPVVLSVFSDIGIKTGKRKSATSHNLPPAAKFPEQLAVRQEYS from the coding sequence ATGCATTTTTTAACCAACTGGTTCACTAAAAACCCGGTAGCCGCCAACTTGCTGATGGCATTGATTTTAATTGCCGGTTACCTGAGCTTTTCCAGCCTGCGCATCGAAGGCTTTCCGAAAATCGCTCCCAATTCGGTGACGATTTCCGTCGCCTATCCGGGGGCGAGCCCGGAGCAGTTTGATATCGGCGTTTCCAGAAAGATAGAACAGGCGCTGGAAGGTTTGCCCGGCATCAAGCGCAGCGCCAGTTTTTCCAGTGACTCTTTCGGCTTTGTCCGGGTAGAAAAAGAGTCCGGCTATAACTTTAACCGTTTTGTCGAGGACATTAAAACCCGGATCGACACCATACATTCACTGCCAAAGCTGGCCGAAAAACCTTTGATCTCCCGGGACGAGTTTGATTTTCCCGCGTTAATTGTCCAGGTATACGGCGAGACCGATACTGATGTACTGCAAAAAATCAGCCGCAGGGTAAAAGATGAGCTGCTGGCCCAGCCGGAGATCACTAAACTCAAACAGTGGGGACAACGCAGCCGTGAAATCAGCATCAAGATCTCTCCCGCCCAATTGCAGCGTTTCGGTTTATCCCTGAGCCAGGTCGGCGAAAAAATCAACCAGCACTCCCTGCTTTATCCCGGCGGTGTATTGCGCACCCAGGGGGGCAATATCCGCGTCAGGGGGGATCAACTGGCCCTTAATTTTCAGGATTATGCCCAGCTGCCGTTGAAGGACTTACCCGACGGTTCGCGCTTGTTGTTAAAAGATATTGCCAGCATAGAAGACGGCTTTGTTGAGGGCGACGGCCAGGTACGTTACCAGGGACAGCCCGCCATCGGCATGGAGCTGATCATCGACCGCAAAGGCAACTTACTGACGGTAAGTAAAGTGGCCAAAAAGGTCATTGCCCAAATCAGGCGGGAATTGCCTGCCAATGTCAAACTTGATATCTGGGCCAACCAGAGCAACTATATTTCAGACAGGTTAAGCCTGCTAAAAACCAATGCCATCCAGGGACTGATGCTGGTCTTTATCCTGTTGGCGTTATTTTTAAACGTCAAACTCGCCTTCTGGGTCGCTGCCGGTATCCCGGTGGCTGTGGCCGGCACCTTTGCCCTGATGGGCCTGGATGCCATAGATTATTCCGTCAATGATATCACCACCTTCGGTATGATCATCGTACTGGGTATTTTGGTAGACGATGCCGTGGTCGTCGGCGAAAGCGTCTACAGCGAACGGGAAAAAATCAAGGATACTTCCCGCCAGGCCGCCATTCGCGGCACCCAGCAAGGGGTTGCCAAAGTCTCTACCGCCACGGTATTCGGGGTGATGACCACCATCGCCGCTTTTTATCCCATGCTGCTGATTGACAATGCCCTGGGCAAGGTACTGGCAAGTTTCGCCGGGGTGGTGATTATCGCCCTGTTGTTTTCCCTGGTGGAAAGCAAACTTATCCTGCCCGCCCATTTAGCCCAGGTGTCGGTACAAAACGGCGGCGAACATACCATTGCCCGGTTATGGCACCGCCTGCAAAACCGGTTCAACCAAGGGCTGGATTATGTCAATCTCAGCTTATATAAACCGCTGCTGGCCAAGCTGTTGCATTATCGTTATGCCACTTTGATCGGCTTTTTCACCTTTGCACTGTTTGCCATCGGCATGATCAGCAACGGCAGTATCAAAACCGCCTTTTTTCCGGATATTCCCGGCAGCCTGATCACTGTCTCTATGGAAATGGATCAACGCAGTCCCTATCGCTTGACGGTCAAAAATGCCGGTATTATCGAGCAACAGGCGGATGTGCTTAACCAGCAATTGATGGCGGAACATGATTTAGCCCTTCCCCCCATCGCCCGGGTGATGACCGCCATTAACGACAGCAGCTCGATGGAGATATATGCCGAGCTGCTGCCCGAGGCGCAGCGGGGAGCCGGCACGGTGGAGATAGTCAACCGCTGGCGGACATTAACCGGCCAGCTAGAAGGCACAGATCTGCTTAATTTTACCGGCTCGGAGTCTACCGGCGGCGGTTTTGCCATTCGTGTTTCCTCTCCCTACCAGGATGAACTTGAACAGGCGGTCGCGCAAATTAGTCAGTCATTAACAGGCATTAACGGCGTCAATGACGTGCGCGATGATCTTAAAGGCGGCGCGGCCGAAATTTTCGTCAGGTTAAAACCCGGCGCCAGGGCACTAGGCCTCACCACAGCTATGGTTGCCAGTCAGATAGGCGACGGTTATGGCGGCCTGGAAGTACAAAGGCTGCAACGCGGCAGCAATGAAATCAAAGTAAAGGTGAAATTTGACGACCAGGCACGCAATTCCGTCGATGCCTTAAGGTTTAGCCGTATCCAGACCGCAAGTGGTAACTGGGTGCCGCTGATTGCCGTGGCAGAGCTGGAGTCTAAATATACCCCGGCGGTACTGTGGCGCCGTAACGGCAAGCGTTCGACCCTGATCTCTGCCAATATAGATAAAAGCCAGGTCAATGCCATGGAAGTGTTGAACCATATAAAATCCGGGGTACAGAAGCAGCTGGAGCAACAGTTTGCCGGTATCGAAATAGCCGGTGCCGGAGAATTGGAAGAAGAAGGCGAGATCCGCTCGGGCCTGGTAAAAGCGCTTATCCTCACCCTGGTATTAATATACGCCTTATTGGCGGTACCGCTAAAAAGCTACTGGCAACCTCTGGTGATCATGAGCGTGATCCCGTTTGGTTTCGCCGGTGCTGCCATAGGGCACCTGATCGCCGGCATCGAAATCAGCCTGCTGTCATTTTTCGGTATGCTCGCCCTGGCGGGGATAGTGGTGAATGACTCCCTGGTGATGCTGACCCGCTATAACCAGATGCTTGAACAGGGCATGCCTGCCAGGGAGGCACTGATTGCCGCGGGTTCCAGCCGTTTTCGCGCCATTTTTCTGACCACAGTCACTACGGTCGCCGGGCTAATGCCGTTGCTCTCTGAAACATCGGAGCAGGCGCAATACCTGATCCCTGCCGCGGTTTCCCTGGCCTATGGCGAGTTATTTGCCACCGCCATAACCCTGATAGCCGTCCCCGTGGTACTGAGCGTATTTAGCGATATCGGCATAAAAACAGGTAAAAGAAAAAGCGCTACCAGCCATAACTTACCGCCGGCAGCAAAGTTTCCTGAGCAACTTGCTGTCCGGCAAGAGTACAGCTAG
- a CDS encoding efflux RND transporter periplasmic adaptor subunit, protein MNSAKLTSNKRRQWLTAGIALVVLIFAVLFLFEPQQSAVAKDSTALKPPLVSTIHVSPQPYQATITALGEVRARWQSQLRSFVRGEVIELSPEFLAGNRVKKGQLLLSIENSSYRVQLAEAKSRLSNARVNLLEAQRQMKQAKSDWKLSGVKTKPDSELILHRPQLKVAQDEWQAAQVAVAAAEKQFSYTRVVAPFDATIISRSVNPNETLEVGQTLAELIRSDILDIPVPLTQQQWQLLPENWQGLGASLNSLASDLSWQAILSRSTGVIDPQNRQRTIILTASADHELVSGRMVEAQLPGKTFEQLLKVPQSAITRDGYLYLVDKSNRLQRIRANQVFTKDGFNFIHKPDSRFAAKELKGQALYQVAVMPLLSFLPGTHINPVLQKDHALTAKR, encoded by the coding sequence ATGAATAGCGCGAAATTAACATCAAACAAAAGGCGGCAATGGCTGACGGCAGGTATAGCGCTTGTGGTCCTGATTTTTGCTGTACTGTTTCTGTTTGAACCTCAGCAGAGCGCCGTCGCCAAAGATAGCACGGCATTAAAACCGCCACTGGTTTCCACCATACATGTAAGCCCACAGCCGTACCAGGCAACAATCACGGCCCTGGGAGAAGTCCGGGCCAGGTGGCAAAGCCAGCTGCGCTCTTTTGTCCGCGGCGAGGTCATTGAACTTAGTCCGGAGTTTTTAGCCGGTAACCGGGTAAAAAAAGGCCAACTATTGCTGAGCATAGAAAACAGCAGCTACCGGGTGCAGCTGGCCGAGGCCAAAAGCCGGTTATCCAACGCCAGGGTCAACCTGCTCGAAGCCCAAAGGCAGATGAAGCAGGCCAAAAGCGACTGGAAATTATCCGGGGTAAAAACCAAACCGGACTCAGAGCTGATCTTACATCGGCCGCAGTTGAAAGTAGCGCAGGATGAATGGCAGGCGGCACAGGTCGCGGTCGCGGCTGCCGAAAAACAATTCAGCTATACCCGGGTGGTCGCCCCTTTTGACGCCACCATTATCAGCCGCTCGGTCAATCCCAATGAAACCCTGGAAGTTGGCCAGACGCTGGCGGAATTGATCCGCAGCGACATCTTAGATATTCCCGTGCCCTTAACCCAGCAACAATGGCAGCTCTTGCCCGAGAACTGGCAGGGGCTTGGCGCCAGCCTTAATTCTCTGGCATCTGATTTAAGCTGGCAGGCAATCCTGTCGCGCAGCACCGGGGTTATCGACCCGCAAAACCGCCAGCGCACCATCATCTTAACCGCATCGGCGGACCATGAGCTGGTGTCCGGACGTATGGTAGAGGCGCAATTGCCGGGAAAAACCTTCGAGCAGCTGCTTAAGGTACCGCAAAGCGCCATCACCCGTGACGGTTATCTCTATCTGGTGGACAAAAGCAACCGGCTGCAGCGCATCCGGGCTAATCAGGTCTTTACTAAGGATGGTTTTAATTTCATCCATAAACCCGATAGCCGCTTTGCTGCAAAAGAGCTTAAGGGACAGGCTTTATACCAGGTGGCAGTGATGCCGTTATTGAGTTTTCTGCCGGGTACCCATATCAACCCGGTTTTACAAAAAGATCACGCTTTAACGGCCAAGAGGTAG
- a CDS encoding RluA family pseudouridine synthase — translation MQSPESCFTPFNQTLDDIALPQRFTFPFYYEPHPLCLLAAKELQQHLATQELWQHNFGLNGDPEMVIGKMFGVLVVENADGEIGYLSAFSGKLANQNLLPGFVPPVFDMLAQDSFFHQGQLVINDINDRLEQLEANPAIAELTLALSGELAAENEAIELYRQEMIAGRKSRKAQRAEAANLLNEADFSTLQEKLSRESVRDKNRLRDLKFYWQERVNLIRQQLAVLTDEIGQLKDKRKVLSAQLQQKLFQQYRFLNKDGAEKNLADMFSDTAYQTPPAGAGECAAPKLLQYCFKWQMKPVAMAEFWWGQSPKSEIRKHKNFYGACLGKCQPILGHMLEGIEMDENPLLNNPAVDKAIDILFQDDDMLVINKPADLLSVPGKSITDSVYSRMKQLFPAATGPLIVHRLDMSTSGLMVIALNKRAHKNLQKQFIERSVKKRYQALLQGELAQGELQQDSGTITLPLRTDFDDRPRQLVCQQYGKPAETFWEVKERGNNRTKVYLYPKTGRTHQLRVHCAHPLGLNLPILGDDLYGDKGERLHLHAQLLELQHPRSKQVMSFSAEAQF, via the coding sequence ATGCAGTCCCCCGAATCTTGTTTTACCCCATTTAACCAAACGCTAGATGACATTGCTTTACCGCAGCGTTTCACCTTTCCCTTTTATTATGAGCCTCATCCCTTGTGCCTGCTGGCGGCAAAAGAGCTGCAGCAGCACCTGGCAACACAAGAGCTGTGGCAGCATAACTTTGGCCTCAATGGCGATCCCGAGATGGTGATAGGTAAGATGTTTGGGGTTTTGGTGGTGGAAAATGCCGATGGGGAGATCGGCTATTTATCGGCTTTTTCCGGCAAGCTGGCCAATCAAAATTTACTACCGGGTTTTGTGCCGCCGGTATTTGATATGTTGGCACAAGACAGTTTTTTCCATCAGGGACAGCTAGTGATCAATGATATCAATGATCGGCTGGAACAGCTGGAAGCTAATCCGGCAATTGCCGAACTAACCCTTGCTTTATCCGGTGAATTAGCAGCGGAAAATGAAGCCATTGAGCTTTACCGGCAAGAAATGATCGCCGGGCGTAAAAGCCGGAAAGCGCAAAGGGCTGAGGCAGCGAATCTTCTGAATGAGGCCGATTTTAGCACTTTGCAGGAAAAGCTTAGCCGAGAGAGTGTCAGGGATAAAAACCGTTTAAGAGATTTGAAATTTTATTGGCAAGAAAGAGTAAATCTTATCCGGCAGCAGTTAGCTGTGTTGACGGATGAAATCGGGCAATTAAAAGATAAACGCAAAGTGTTATCTGCACAGCTGCAGCAAAAATTATTTCAGCAGTATCGTTTTTTAAATAAAGACGGGGCAGAGAAAAACCTGGCCGATATGTTCAGCGATACCGCCTACCAGACTCCCCCGGCAGGGGCGGGAGAATGTGCGGCTCCCAAGTTGTTGCAGTATTGCTTTAAATGGCAAATGAAACCTGTGGCTATGGCGGAATTTTGGTGGGGGCAGTCGCCAAAATCGGAGATCAGAAAACATAAAAATTTTTACGGTGCCTGTTTGGGGAAATGCCAGCCGATCCTCGGCCACATGCTGGAAGGTATCGAGATGGATGAAAATCCGCTGCTGAACAATCCTGCGGTAGATAAAGCCATAGATATCCTGTTCCAGGATGACGATATGCTGGTGATCAATAAGCCGGCAGACTTGTTGTCGGTACCGGGTAAGAGCATAACCGATTCTGTTTATAGCCGGATGAAACAGCTTTTTCCCGCCGCTACCGGTCCGCTGATTGTTCATCGCCTGGACATGTCTACCTCCGGGCTTATGGTAATTGCCTTAAATAAACGCGCCCATAAAAACCTGCAAAAACAATTTATTGAGCGCAGTGTGAAAAAGCGTTATCAAGCCCTGTTACAAGGAGAATTAGCACAGGGGGAGCTGCAACAGGACAGCGGTACCATTACCTTGCCGCTGCGTACCGATTTTGATGACAGGCCCAGGCAGCTGGTTTGTCAGCAATACGGTAAACCGGCAGAGACTTTCTGGGAGGTGAAAGAGCGGGGCAATAACAGGACTAAGGTTTATCTTTATCCGAAAACCGGCCGTACCCACCAACTGCGGGTACATTGTGCCCACCCTTTGGGATTAAACCTGCCGATTTTAGGGGATGATCTTTATGGCGATAAAGGCGAGCGCTTGCACCTGCATGCGCAGTTGCTGGAGCTGCAGCATCCGAGAAGCAAACAAGTGATGTCTTTTAGTGCCGAAGCACAATTCTAA
- a CDS encoding ATP-binding protein, with protein MIKLFIRFYIGITLAVVAALTAGSIFLDSQYQQTLAQDHRMHSRAVNDLVNITLKQYPVEQWQTQLNLLQQKYPYQLTFIPLDKLTAEQRAQLQSKGIAITISTGLVSDDATLYYPVAGTDQVLRYIAKNATNPEYDWLFVASMLLLMLMLALAVYWLAKPVSRHINQLVSVSQKIGEGQLQVRADTRAPYPLNELAATMNDMARQIEQLLKQQEIMTGAVAHELRAPLANLRFALDMTHSLKDIEALQQHLSDMDQDIDDMGQLIDELLTYARLNSSPQPVTGEEIDILALLKTLQHKRNKLLPGIDIELLDKTPVKQNRGLTGSKSDITRALTNVLTNAQRYAQKQIRIEVSLAPPWCHITIDDDGKGIAPENRQDIFMPFKRLQSGKDQQTDITGKGYGLGLAIVEGIMQRHGGKVAVESSDLGGARFVLSFPYSSGADNN; from the coding sequence GTGATCAAACTCTTTATCCGCTTTTATATCGGCATAACACTGGCGGTTGTCGCCGCGTTAACGGCAGGTTCCATCTTCCTTGACAGCCAATATCAGCAAACATTGGCCCAGGATCACCGGATGCACTCGCGCGCCGTCAATGATCTGGTCAATATCACCTTAAAGCAATACCCGGTTGAGCAATGGCAAACCCAGCTTAATCTTTTGCAGCAAAAATACCCCTATCAATTAACCTTTATCCCCCTGGATAAGTTAACGGCGGAGCAAAGAGCCCAGCTGCAAAGCAAAGGCATTGCCATTACCATCAGTACCGGCCTGGTAAGCGATGACGCCACCTTATATTACCCGGTAGCAGGCACGGACCAGGTGCTGCGTTATATCGCCAAAAATGCCACTAACCCGGAATATGACTGGCTGTTTGTCGCCTCTATGCTGCTGCTGATGTTAATGCTGGCCCTTGCCGTTTATTGGCTGGCAAAACCGGTTTCACGCCATATCAACCAGCTTGTGTCTGTCAGCCAAAAAATCGGCGAAGGCCAGTTGCAGGTACGCGCCGATACCCGGGCGCCCTATCCCCTAAATGAACTTGCCGCCACCATGAACGATATGGCCAGGCAAATTGAACAATTACTGAAACAACAGGAAATTATGACCGGCGCCGTCGCCCATGAATTACGTGCCCCCCTGGCCAACCTGCGTTTTGCCCTGGACATGACCCATTCTCTCAAAGATATCGAGGCACTACAGCAGCATTTAAGTGACATGGACCAGGACATAGATGACATGGGGCAGCTGATTGATGAACTGCTCACTTATGCCAGGTTAAACAGCTCCCCGCAGCCAGTAACAGGCGAAGAGATTGATATTTTAGCGTTATTAAAAACCCTGCAGCATAAACGCAATAAATTACTCCCCGGTATAGATATCGAACTGCTTGATAAAACTCCGGTTAAGCAAAACAGGGGGTTAACGGGCTCAAAAAGCGATATCACCCGGGCACTCACCAATGTGTTAACCAATGCCCAGCGTTATGCCCAAAAACAGATCCGGATAGAAGTAAGCCTTGCTCCCCCCTGGTGCCATATCACCATAGACGATGACGGCAAAGGCATAGCCCCCGAAAACAGGCAAGATATCTTCATGCCGTTTAAACGCCTTCAAAGCGGTAAAGACCAGCAGACGGATATCACGGGCAAGGGTTACGGCCTGGGACTGGCAATAGTCGAGGGAATAATGCAACGCCACGGCGGCAAAGTAGCGGTAGAGTCCAGTGACCTTGGCGGCGCACGTTTCGTGCTGAGCTTCCCTTATTCTTCAGGAGCAGATAACAACTAA
- a CDS encoding response regulator transcription factor, translating into MTQTNIILVEDDLRLASLISTFLTSEGFAVSHEARGDNAVALITDSKPDLVILDMNLPGLNGLEVCKEIRRSYRGAVIMVTANDDELTEVSALNFGVDDFIAKPIRPHVLLARINALFRRSQQNITAEPEHRLRIQDIVLDKQNRQVMQDQQTVTLSDAEFDVLAVLMENAGQILSRSQLFYAVRGIEYDGLDRSLDMRISSLRKQLNDLKAPHKYIKSVRGKGYLFITQNRNS; encoded by the coding sequence ATGACACAAACCAATATCATTCTCGTTGAAGATGACCTGAGACTGGCAAGCCTGATCAGCACTTTCCTGACCAGTGAAGGCTTCGCTGTCAGCCACGAAGCCCGGGGAGATAATGCCGTCGCCCTGATCACTGACAGCAAACCTGATTTAGTGATTCTGGATATGAATCTGCCGGGGTTAAACGGCCTGGAAGTGTGCAAAGAAATCCGCCGCAGCTACCGGGGCGCAGTGATCATGGTCACCGCCAACGACGATGAATTAACCGAAGTCTCGGCATTAAATTTTGGCGTCGACGACTTTATCGCCAAACCTATCCGTCCCCATGTCCTGCTCGCACGCATTAATGCCCTGTTCAGGCGCAGCCAGCAAAACATAACAGCAGAGCCTGAGCATCGGCTCAGGATACAAGATATCGTCTTAGATAAACAAAACCGGCAAGTGATGCAAGATCAGCAAACCGTTACCCTCAGTGATGCCGAATTCGATGTCCTGGCGGTTTTGATGGAAAACGCCGGACAGATTTTAAGCCGCTCACAGCTATTTTATGCGGTGCGCGGCATCGAATATGACGGCCTGGACAGATCACTGGATATGCGGATATCAAGTTTGCGTAAACAACTAAATGACCTTAAGGCCCCCCATAAATACATAAAATCGGTGCGCGGCAAAGGTTACCTGTTTATTACCCAAAACCGGAACAGCTGA